A genomic segment from Ornithorhynchus anatinus isolate Pmale09 chromosome 16, mOrnAna1.pri.v4, whole genome shotgun sequence encodes:
- the FGR gene encoding tyrosine-protein kinase Fgr, whose translation MGCVQCKKNSEVGTKGEASGSSDGTGGFAFRDRYGPDPTQTHPPISTTRIPDYNNFTPSPVTSTFMSTSGLRPGAISGGATLFIALYDYEARTSEDLSFSKGEKFHILNSAEGDWWEARSLSSGLSGYIPSNYVAPMDSIQAEEWYFGKIGRKDAERLLLTKGNPQGAFLIRESETTLGAYSLSIRDWDEVKGDHVKHYKIRKLDSGGYYITTRTQFDTVRELVQHYIEVNDGLCHLLTKVCVNMRPQTLGLAKDAWEIARESISLDRKLGMGCFGDVWMGTWNGSTLVAVKTLKPGTMSPEAFLEEAQIMKQLRHDKLVQLYAVVSDEPIYIVTEYMSHGSLLDFLKDGEGQRLRLPQLVDMAAQIAAGMAYIERMNYIHRDLRAANILVSDALVCKIADFGLARLIEDNEYNARQGAKFPIKWTAPEAALFGRFTIKSDVWSFGILLTELISKGRVPYPGMNNREVLEQVERGYRMPCPPGCPPSLYEMMEQSWRADPEERPTFEYLQAFLEDYFTATEPQYQPGDAP comes from the exons ATGGGCTGTGTGCAGTGCAAGAAGAACTCAGAGGTGGGAACCAAAGGAGAGGCTTCAGGAAGCAGCGATGGCACCGGCGGCTTTGCGTTCAGAGATCGCTATGGCCCCGACCCCACCCAGACCCACCCTCCCATCAGCACCACCCGCATCCCAGACTACAACAACTTCACCCCGAGCCCAGTCACTTCCACTTTCATGAGCACCAGCGGGCTTCGGCCAGGAGCCATCTCAG GCGGCGCCACCCTCTTCATCGCGCTGTATGACTACGAGGCTCGGACCAGTGAGGACCTCTCCTTCAGCAAGGGCGAGAAATTCCACATCCTCAACAGCGC CGAAGGTGATTGGTGGGAAGCGAGGTCTCTGAGCTCCGGGCTCAGCGGCTACATCCCCAGCAACTATGTGGCCCCCATGGACTCGATCCAGGCGGAAGA GTGGTACTTTGGGAAGATTGGGCGGAAGGATGCCGAGCGATTGCTGCTGACCAAAGGAAACCCCCAGGGAGCCTTCCTCATCCGGGAGAGTGAGACCACCCTAG gtGCTTATTCCCTCTCCATCCGAGACTGGGATGAGGTCAAGGGTGACCACGTGAAGCATTACAAGATCCGCAAATTGGACAGCGGCGGCTATTACATCACCACCCGCACCCAGTTTGACACCGTGAGAGAGTTGGTGCAGCACTACattg AAGTCAATGACGGTCTGTGCCACCTGCTGACCAAGGTGTGTGTGAACATGAGGCCGCAGACCCTGGGCCTGGCCAAGGACGCCTGGGAGATCGCCCGTGAATCCATCAGCCTGGACCGCAAGCTTGGCATGGGCTGCTTTGGGGATGTTTGGATgg GAACGTGGAATGGCAGCACCTTGGTGGCGGTGAAGACTCTGAAGCCGGGCACCATGAGCccggaagccttcctggaggaggctcaGATCATGAAGCAGCTGCGACACGACAAGCTGGTACAACTGTACGCGGTGGTGTCCGACGAGCCCATCTACATCGTCACCGAGTACATGAGTCATG GGAGCCTACTGGATTTCCTCAAGGATGGTGAGGGCCAGCGGCTGAGACTGCCCCAGCTGGTGGACATGGCAGCCCAG ATTGCGGCGGGCATGGCGTATATCGAGCGCATGAACTACATCCACCGGGATCTGCGAGCGGCCAACATCCTGGTGTCAGATGCCCTCGTCTGCAAGATCGCCGACTTTGGACTGGCACGCCTCATCGAGGACAATGAGTACAATGCCCGACAAg GAGCCAAGTTCCCCATCAAGTGGACAGCGCCCGAGGCCGCGCTCTTTGGCCGATTCACCATCAAATCAGACGTCTGGTCCTTTGGGATCCTGCTGACTGAGCTGATCAGCAAAGGCCGGGTGCCTTATCCAG gGATGAATAACAGGGAGGTGTTAGAGCAAGTGGAACGGGGTTACCGCATGCCCTGCCCCCCGGGCTGCCCACCTTCGCTGTATGAGATGATGGAGCAGAGCTGGCGGGCCGACCCTGAGGAGCGGCCCACCTTCGAGTACCTGCAGGCGTTCCTGGAGGACTACTTTACTGCCACGGAGCCCCAGTACCAACCTGGAGAtgccccctga